A single region of the Triticum dicoccoides isolate Atlit2015 ecotype Zavitan chromosome 2B, WEW_v2.0, whole genome shotgun sequence genome encodes:
- the LOC119360544 gene encoding uncharacterized protein LOC119360544, which translates to MSTCSGFTGSKPGSGFGRTRRGERLAGAVAGGEGSLMARVPLRARRPSGVTLRLGPGGAEGRRARARRRGRPRLHSPQHPGTAATAREGRPRRVLQPRHVAGLDVVEDGVEGAAGDAPPLAPSFGVEAAAGNGAVDGGDLLLAAALELQHPQRFAVGRVSRLVPLLLRQGGADTGDLRPPCRPFGYRQHRDAAGAQSPRPRHAHVRGLRVLGLAEKARLRLLEVSVAEAVHRCAVAWEPLGHALLVRGRRVGWEAVLRVLLRLLQRVGDPLQHLRVRLPRPGGAYDDLQHDGAGAAPAAARAADAVRVAGQGDAQVVSRRGAGRAAEPDAMRRQLRGERELARGYGRDRRVERAGDAVQLGGGRGHAGLVRHRRHGRQGVRRVRAGLLLQRHRRRGRRHLHAGQGRLRAPAQGEQRERRGLPRAREAAVRALLHQKEWPRRRRRGWRRRVPDQGLLQRRGVRHAADDSEPGGWHSREPSWSSPDLATLLLLLLLEFWSLHFT; encoded by the coding sequence ATGTCGACGTGCTCCGGCTTCACAGGGAGCAAGCCCGGCTCGGGCTTCGGCCGGACCAGGCGCGGAGAGCGCCTCGCCGGTGCCGTCGCTGGTGGTGAGGGCTCGTTGATGGCGAGGGTGCCGCTGCGAGCGCGACGTCCGAGCGGTGTAACCCTCCGGCTCGGGCCTGGCGGGGCGGAGGGCCGACGAGCCAGAGCCCGACGACGAGGAAGACCCCGGCTCCATTCGCCGCAGCATCCAGGAACTGCCGCGACGGCGAGAGAAGGACGACCGCGTCGGGTACTCCAGCCGCGGCAcgttgccggtctcgatgtggtcgaggacggcgtCGAGGGTGCGGCTGGGGATGCCCCACCACTCGCGCCGTCCTTCGGTGTTGAGGCGGCCGCGGGGAATGGTGCCGTTGACGGAGGCGATCTGCTCCTCGCGGCGGCACTGGAATTACAGCATCCACAGCGTTTCGCTGTCGGGCGCGTATCTCGGCTGGTTCCGCTGCTCCTCCGTCAGGGAGGAGCGGACACGGGCGACCTCCGCCCGCCGTGCCGCCCCTTCGGGTACCGGCAACACCGGGACGCCGCCGGCGCTCAGTCTCCACGCCCCCGACACGCGCATGTCAGGGGGCTTCGAGTACTCGGCCTCGCAGAGAAGGCGCGACTCCGGCTCTTGGAGGTGTCGGTGGCCGAAGCCGTTCACCgctgcgccgtcgcctgggaacctCTCGGCCATGCTTTGCTCGTCCGCGGGAGGCGAGTGGGGTGGGAGGCTGTGCTGCGTGTCCTTCTCCGCCTTCTACAACGAGTCGGTGATCCCCTGCAGCACCTGCGCGTGCGGCTGCCCCGCCCCGGCGGCGCCTACGACGACCTGCAGCACGACGGCGCCGGCGCTGCTCCTGCCGCCGCACGCGCTGCTGATGCCGTTCGAGTGGCGGGCCAAGGAGACGCTCAAGTGGTATCACGACGAGGAGCTGGGCGCGCCGCCGAACCCGATGCCATGCGGCGACAACTGCGGGGTGAGCGTGAACTGGCACGTGGCTACGGACGCGACCGGCGGGTGGAGCGCGCGGGTGACGCTGTTCAACTGGGAGGAGGGCGCGGACATGCGGGACTGGTTCGCCACCGTCGTCATGGGCGACAAGGTGTACGGCGGGTTCGAGCAGGCCTACTCCTTCAACGCCACCGCCGTCGGGGACGGCGCCATCTTCATGCGGGGCAGGGAAGGCTTCGAGCTCCTGCTCAGGGAGAGCAACGTGAGCGGCGTGGACTACCCCGTGCCCGGGAAGCAGCAGTCCGTGCTCTCCTTCACCAAAAAGAATGGCCCCGGCGACGTCGACGTGGTTGGCGGCGACGGGTTCCCGACCAAGGTCTTCTTCAACGGCGAGGAGTGCGCCATGCCGCAGATGATTCCGAGCCAGGGGGCTGGCATTCACGCGAGCCGTCGTGGTCTTCTCCTGATCTtgctactcttcttcttcttcttcttctagaatTTTGGAGCCTGCATTTCACCTGA
- the LOC119367219 gene encoding COBRA-like protein 7: MEAMHARLALVFLLFVALAAAQPVPAPAPADVGCNGVFLTYTPEAHQRIRPFVDPAAAAAGRQPYSFSASATVLNNGVRTLPSWALLVAFAHGEILVSLDGAVLTFGDDLPYNTTAAGGGATTLSGNPQTDLLTPIATAGDLTRIQATVKLVGTLFAGPEPVVTLPSAISLADPAYSCLPVATAPSVLSACCVLIAPDQPSAVPPAAGNAYLPRVTGDLVITYDVLQAHETTYLALVTLENNAPMGRLDGWELSWEWRRGEFINSIRGAYPREVDTRGCLYGPQGQYYKDLDFSKVLNCERRPVVHDLPPSRRDDTSLGQIEHCCRNGTILPKTMDEAQSKSAFQMEVYKMPPDLNRTARPHAPANFRVAGASPLNQAYACGQPALVSPTEFPDPSGLVSTTLAVATWQAVCNMTVDDTKLSKPPQCCVSFSAFYNESVIPCSTCACGCPAPAAPTTTCSTTAPALLLPPHALLMPFEWRAKETLKWYHDEELGAPPNPMPCGDNCGVSVNWHVATDAAGGWSARVTLFNWEEGADMRDWFATVVMGDKVYGGFEQAYSFNATAVGDGAIFMRGREGFELLLRESNVSGVDYPVPGKQQSVLSFTKKNGPGDVDVVGGDGFPTKIFFNGEECAMPQMIPSQGAGIHANRRGALLILLLFFFFFFFFFL, from the coding sequence ATGGAGGCCATGCACGCTCGCCtcgccctcgtcttcctcctcttcgtcGCGCTTGCGGCGGCACAGCCGGTGCCGGCGCCGGCGCCTGCCGACGTGGGTTGCAACGGCGTCTTCCTCACCTACACCCCCGAGGCCCACCAAAGGATCAGGCCGTTcgtggaccccgccgccgccgcggccggcaGGCAGCCCTACTCCTTCAGCGCCAGCGCCACCGTCCTCAACAACGGCGTCCGCACGCTCCCCTCGTGGGCGCTGCTGGTCGCCTTCGCGCACGGCGAGATTCTTGTCAGTCTCGACGGCGCCGTGCTCACCTTCGGGGACGACCTGCCGTACAACACCACGGCTGCCGGAGGCGGCGCGACGACCTTGTCTGGGAACCCGCAGACGGACCTCCTCACGCCGATCGCCACAGCCGGCGACCTTACCAGGATACAGGCGACGGTGAAGCTGGTCGGGACGCTGTTCGCCGGGCCAGAGCCGGTCGTGACGCTCCCGTCCGCGATCTCGCTGGCCGACCCCGCGTACTCCTGCTTGCCTGTCGCCACCGCGCCGAGTGTCCTCTCCGCGTGCTGCGTGCTGATTGCGCCAGACCAGCCCTCGGCCGTGCCGCCGGCGGCCGGGAACGCCTACCTCCCGCGCGTCACCGGCGACCTCGTCATCACCTACGACGTGCTCCAGGCGCACGAGACCACGTACCTGGCGCTGGTGACGCTCGAGAACAACGCGCCGATGGGCCGCCTCGACGGGTGGGAGCTGTCGTGGGAGTGGCGGCGCGGCGAGTTCATCAACTCCATCAGAGGCGCCTACCCGCGGGAGGTGGACACGAGGGGCTGCCTCTACGGCCCGCAGGGGCAGTACTACAAGGACCTCGACTTCTCCAAGGTGCTCAACTGCGAGCGCCGGCCGGTGGTGCACGACCTGCCGCCGTCGCGGCGCGACGACACGTCCCTCGGCCAGATCGAGCACTGCTGCAGGAACGGCACCATCCTGCCCAAGACCATGGACGAGGCGCAGTCCAAGTCGGCGTTCCAGATGGAGGTGTACAAGATGCCGCCGGACCTGAACCGGACAGCCAGGCCGCACGCCCCGGCCAACTTCAGGGTCGCCGGCGCCTCACCGCTTAACCAGGCGTACGCGTGCGGGCAGCCGGCGCTGGTGAGCCCCACGGAGTTCCCGGACCCGAGCGGGCTCGTCTCCACGACGCTCGCCGTCGCGACGTGGCAGGCGGTGTGCAACATGACCGTCGACGACACCAAACTGTCCAAGCCGCCGCAGTGCTGCGTGTCCTTCTCCGCGTTCTACAACGAGTCGGTGATCCCCTGCAGCACCTGCGCGTGCGGCTGCCCCGCCCCGGCGGCGCCTACGACGACCTGCAGCACGACGGCGCCGGCGCTGCTCCTGCCGCCGCACGCGCTGCTGATGCCGTTCGAGTGGCGGGCCAAGGAGACGCTCAAGTGGTATCACGACGAGGAGCTGGGCGCGCCGCCGAACCCGATGCCGTGCGGCGACAACTGCGGGGTGAGCGTGAACTGGCACGTGGCCACGGACGCGGCCGGCGGGTGGAGCGCGCGGGTGACGCTGTTCAACTGGGAGGAGGGCGCGGACATGCGGGACTGGTTCGCCACCGTCGTCATGGGCGACAAGGTGTACGGCGGGTTCGAGCAGGCCTACTCCTTCAACGCCACCGCCGTCGGGGACGGCGCCATCTTCATGCGGGGCAGGGAAGGCTTCGAGCTCCTGCTCAGGGAGAGCAACGTGAGCGGCGTGGACTACCCCGTGCCCGGGAAGCAGCAGTCCGTGCTCTCCTTCACCAAAAAGAATGGCCCCGGCGACGTCGACGTGGTTGGCGGCGACGGGTTCCCGACCAAGATCTTCTTCAACGGCGAGGAGTGCGCCATGCCGCAGATGATTCCAAGCCAGGGGGCTGGCATTCACGcgaaccgtcgtggtgctctcttgATCTtgctactcttcttcttcttcttcttcttcttcttcttgtag